Proteins encoded together in one Planctomyces sp. SH-PL14 window:
- a CDS encoding flagellin yields the protein MALSITNNVSSLNAQNNLTRANNSLAQSVERLSSGLKVNRGADGPAALVISEKQRAQIAGLKQAIDNADKAVSLVQTAEGALNEINSLLVKIRSLAIDSANAGVNDADAQAANQAEITNALDTINRIANNTQFGQKKLLDGSSGIKGISNDADTTVLKTSTATKAGNYAVAVTTAAQRATATAGTAQSGNLAADETLTVNGVSITLASGLSQAQVVSRINEFTTQTGVTADTASGATRLYTNQYGSAADLSVISNVAAGTTSSGFGTTLVTDTGVDVVGTIDGSSFNGVGNVLTATSGNANGLTVQFATSATPTTSVTGAQGTVTVTDNSLVFQIGANQNQTASIAINAVGPSGLGLGLAATGNQFSNLSQIDVTSAGKAQDAIGVIDAAIDDITNLRGDLGAFQQNTLNSTINNLQTTLENTVNAESTIRDTDFAEEIANFTKNQVLVQAGTSVLKNANQQPQLVLSLLQ from the coding sequence GTGGCTCTTTCCATCACCAACAACGTGTCGTCCCTCAACGCGCAGAACAACCTGACGCGTGCCAACAACTCCCTCGCCCAGTCGGTCGAGCGGTTGTCGTCGGGACTGAAAGTGAACCGCGGGGCTGACGGTCCGGCCGCCCTCGTGATCTCCGAGAAGCAGCGGGCCCAGATCGCCGGCCTGAAGCAGGCGATCGACAACGCCGACAAGGCGGTCTCGCTCGTCCAGACGGCCGAAGGGGCCCTGAACGAAATCAACTCGCTGCTCGTCAAGATCCGCAGCCTGGCGATCGACTCGGCCAACGCCGGGGTGAACGACGCCGACGCCCAGGCGGCCAACCAGGCCGAAATCACGAACGCCCTCGATACGATCAACCGGATCGCAAACAACACGCAGTTCGGCCAGAAGAAGCTCCTGGATGGCTCCTCGGGCATCAAGGGGATCTCGAACGACGCCGACACGACCGTCCTCAAGACGAGCACCGCGACGAAGGCCGGCAACTACGCCGTCGCCGTCACGACCGCCGCCCAGCGGGCGACCGCGACCGCCGGCACGGCTCAGTCGGGCAACCTGGCGGCGGATGAGACCCTGACGGTCAACGGCGTCTCGATCACCCTCGCCTCCGGCCTGTCCCAGGCCCAGGTCGTCAGCCGGATCAACGAGTTCACTACGCAGACCGGCGTCACCGCGGACACGGCTTCCGGTGCGACGCGGCTGTACACGAACCAGTACGGCTCGGCGGCCGACCTGTCGGTCATCTCGAACGTCGCCGCGGGAACGACCAGCAGCGGATTCGGCACGACGCTCGTGACCGACACCGGGGTGGACGTCGTCGGCACGATCGACGGCAGCTCCTTCAACGGGGTCGGCAACGTCCTGACCGCGACCTCGGGCAACGCCAACGGGCTCACGGTCCAGTTCGCCACCTCCGCCACGCCGACGACCAGCGTCACCGGCGCTCAGGGGACCGTCACCGTCACCGACAACTCGCTGGTGTTCCAGATCGGTGCCAACCAGAACCAGACCGCCTCGATCGCGATCAACGCGGTCGGTCCGTCCGGCCTGGGACTCGGCCTCGCGGCCACGGGCAACCAGTTCTCGAACCTGTCGCAGATCGACGTGACCTCGGCCGGCAAGGCCCAGGACGCGATCGGCGTCATCGACGCCGCGATCGACGACATCACGAACCTCCGCGGTGACCTGGGTGCCTTCCAGCAGAACACCCTGAACTCGACGATCAACAACCTCCAGACGACGCTCGAGAACACGGTCAACGCCGAGTCGACGATCCGCGATACGGACTTCGCCGAAGAAATCGCGAACTTCACCAAGAACCAGGTGCTCGTCCAGGCCGGCACCTCGGTCCTGAAGAACGCCAACCAGCAGCCGCAGCTCGTCCTGTCGCTGCTCCAGTAG
- a CDS encoding tetratricopeptide repeat protein yields MSHEDAAAATPPAPQRGVLAKLRAVLGLLFVLGVGFGGFLASRHLLTKRPTAPEAPPVAAVEPAPGPDSDAVVDLTQDIPTVPPAADGEATPEIEPAQQKIGIVLMQGDSRLAEANPSAALRKYAAILPEAKGAARIPIEFRMALAEEGIGERSSALKRYRGLAGASDATLAAAARLGQARLWQAQERSDLAESILVELLLNEAAAGMNPGLRSDVVHLLGTVAASIAIPSAPDRILDDRELVLPSLSRPLMHLLEDAQSPEIVPSVSAPEGIELRIGDAGAPPEEIELSVRMPRRPVIEILAEMARTCGYRVRGTREMQQRLASRSMPVHAPRLSAAVLLDGILAGDGLQWECHDRELRIVTPEHDSPAETEYAKRRAKRYLEHALTAAPDHPWAPAAYIALARIASASGEEATAERHLEQVMRVYPRSDFDGYAAFNLGKIRMGQGELDEARSAFLHCVDGSHGQRLEPAGYLYAGRIALELGQPRRAIPPLTRAIALRGEPRVTREGSLLLSAAYLLGGNPVSANTTLLDRKGDLSDSSARDVAAFLSCFSQFRLAEHDDARRTRDGRALLNSLEHATKGPHFGLAVPLLLAQAAAELNLDEEARRHYESIADSAYPAPVRSASLYALASLHWSAGERDKALALLDGLIESSSDDWKRHGSILRCGYWLDESVGQQSRVIDEAQKLLGEPLTPEERNAVLRLMGRALQNAGRNDLAAYCFAGVSPVDLLKSSREAHP; encoded by the coding sequence ATGAGCCACGAAGACGCAGCCGCTGCCACGCCGCCGGCTCCCCAACGGGGAGTCCTGGCGAAGCTGCGTGCCGTGCTCGGCCTGCTGTTCGTCCTGGGAGTCGGGTTCGGCGGATTCCTGGCGAGCCGCCATCTGCTCACGAAGCGGCCCACGGCCCCGGAGGCTCCCCCCGTCGCGGCGGTCGAGCCGGCTCCCGGGCCGGATTCCGACGCGGTGGTCGATCTGACACAGGACATTCCGACCGTCCCTCCCGCAGCGGACGGCGAGGCGACCCCGGAGATCGAGCCGGCGCAGCAGAAGATCGGCATCGTCCTCATGCAGGGGGACAGCCGCCTCGCCGAAGCGAACCCGTCCGCCGCGCTGCGGAAATACGCTGCCATCCTCCCCGAAGCAAAGGGGGCGGCCCGGATCCCGATCGAGTTCCGCATGGCCCTGGCGGAAGAGGGGATCGGAGAACGGAGTTCAGCCCTCAAGCGCTATCGCGGTCTGGCCGGAGCCAGTGACGCGACGCTGGCCGCCGCGGCCCGCCTGGGCCAGGCGCGGCTCTGGCAGGCTCAGGAACGATCCGACCTGGCGGAGTCGATCCTCGTCGAACTGCTCCTCAATGAGGCGGCCGCCGGCATGAACCCGGGGCTGCGGAGCGACGTCGTCCACCTGCTGGGGACCGTCGCGGCGTCGATCGCCATCCCCTCGGCCCCGGACCGGATCCTGGACGACCGGGAACTCGTTCTCCCGAGCCTCTCCCGGCCGCTGATGCACCTGCTCGAGGACGCACAGTCCCCCGAGATCGTGCCGAGCGTGTCCGCTCCGGAAGGGATCGAGCTGAGGATCGGCGACGCGGGAGCCCCGCCGGAAGAGATCGAGCTCTCGGTCCGGATGCCCCGCCGCCCCGTGATCGAGATCCTGGCGGAGATGGCCCGCACATGCGGTTACCGGGTCCGCGGAACGCGGGAGATGCAGCAGCGGCTGGCTTCGCGGTCGATGCCCGTTCATGCCCCCCGGCTGTCGGCGGCGGTCCTTCTCGACGGCATCCTGGCGGGGGACGGACTGCAGTGGGAATGCCACGACCGCGAGCTGCGGATCGTGACCCCGGAGCACGATTCCCCGGCGGAGACCGAATACGCGAAGAGGCGAGCGAAGCGCTACCTGGAGCACGCCCTGACCGCGGCTCCGGACCACCCGTGGGCTCCGGCCGCCTATATCGCTCTCGCGAGGATCGCGTCCGCCTCCGGAGAAGAGGCGACGGCGGAGCGGCACCTGGAACAGGTCATGCGGGTCTATCCCCGGTCGGACTTTGACGGGTACGCCGCGTTCAACCTCGGAAAGATCCGGATGGGCCAGGGGGAACTCGACGAGGCCCGTTCGGCCTTCCTGCACTGCGTGGACGGGAGCCACGGTCAGCGACTGGAGCCGGCCGGCTACCTCTATGCAGGGCGGATCGCGCTGGAACTGGGACAGCCCCGGCGGGCCATTCCCCCGCTGACTCGCGCCATCGCCCTGCGGGGGGAACCGCGGGTCACTCGAGAAGGGAGCCTGCTCCTTTCGGCGGCCTATCTCCTCGGCGGGAACCCGGTCAGCGCCAACACGACGCTCCTCGATCGGAAGGGGGACCTGTCGGATTCATCCGCCCGCGACGTGGCCGCCTTCCTCTCCTGTTTCTCGCAGTTCCGGCTGGCCGAGCACGACGACGCGCGGCGGACCCGGGACGGGCGGGCCCTGCTGAACTCGCTCGAACACGCCACCAAGGGGCCGCACTTCGGCCTCGCCGTCCCGCTCCTCCTGGCGCAGGCGGCGGCGGAGCTGAACCTGGACGAGGAGGCGCGGCGGCACTACGAGTCGATCGCCGATTCCGCCTATCCGGCCCCCGTGCGGTCCGCCTCCCTCTATGCCCTGGCCAGTCTCCATTGGTCCGCCGGGGAGCGAGACAAAGCGCTGGCGCTCCTCGACGGGCTGATCGAGAGTTCGTCCGACGACTGGAAGCGCCATGGCAGCATCCTCCGCTGCGGCTACTGGCTCGATGAATCCGTGGGACAGCAGAGCCGCGTCATCGATGAGGCCCAGAAGCTCCTTGGCGAGCCACTGACGCCCGAGGAACGGAATGCGGTCCTCCGCCTGATGGGCCGCGCCCTGCAGAACGCCGGCCGAAACGATCTGGCCGCCTACTGCTTCGCCGGGGTCTCCCCGGTCGACCTGTTGAAATCCTCTCGGGAGGCCCATCCATGA